The following proteins are encoded in a genomic region of Dokdonia donghaensis DSW-1:
- a CDS encoding SRPBCC family protein produces the protein MKFLKFFLFLILIVVIGGAIYFGTQDGTYQIESTRTMNAPKEVIYDIVNEYKTWEDWGPWKKEEPTMVFNYADKTSGEGASYSWQGEMDGSMTTREAIPHTSIKQDMTLQTPGGERKPEVYWTFETTPELATIVTWGIQGEHTLMDKVYYAITGMDFDGDMMAMYDEGLTGLEAAARKEISKYTVNVDGITQYSGGFYLYRTTSAKANKVSQIMGENYGGITAFMNENNIAISGMPFTIYNETLDNGDVIMTNALPVREKIIVAGDANVFSGYMPTVTAVKATLRGNYVNLGEAWATAMQYVQDQGYTLSSEKPFEVYVTDPQNHPNPANWVTEIYVPIEDIK, from the coding sequence ATGAAATTTTTAAAATTCTTCCTTTTTCTTATTCTTATCGTAGTTATAGGAGGTGCTATTTATTTTGGTACACAAGACGGCACCTATCAAATAGAATCTACACGCACGATGAATGCACCAAAAGAGGTGATTTATGATATTGTAAACGAGTATAAAACTTGGGAAGACTGGGGACCTTGGAAAAAAGAAGAGCCTACAATGGTTTTTAACTATGCAGATAAAACATCTGGCGAGGGAGCTTCATATAGCTGGCAAGGTGAGATGGATGGTAGTATGACTACTAGAGAGGCTATACCTCATACTTCTATAAAACAGGATATGACTTTACAAACTCCAGGTGGAGAGCGCAAGCCAGAGGTTTACTGGACTTTTGAAACTACACCAGAACTAGCAACCATCGTAACCTGGGGTATACAAGGAGAGCATACACTTATGGATAAGGTGTACTATGCCATCACAGGTATGGACTTTGATGGTGATATGATGGCGATGTATGATGAAGGGCTTACAGGACTGGAAGCTGCAGCCAGAAAAGAAATCTCAAAATACACTGTTAATGTAGATGGTATCACGCAATACAGCGGCGGTTTTTACCTTTATAGAACTACCTCTGCAAAGGCTAATAAAGTATCTCAAATAATGGGTGAGAATTATGGTGGTATTACTGCTTTTATGAATGAAAACAACATCGCAATAAGTGGGATGCCATTTACCATATATAATGAGACGCTAGATAATGGTGATGTTATTATGACTAATGCCTTACCGGTAAGAGAAAAAATAATTGTTGCAGGTGATGCAAACGTCTTTAGTGGTTATATGCCTACCGTTACTGCTGTAAAGGCAACCTTACGTGGCAATTATGTAAACCTAGGTGAAGCCTGGGCAACTGCGATGCAATATGTACAAGATCAAGGATACACATTATCAAGCGAAAAACCATTTGAGGTGTACGTAACAGATCCTCAAAATCACCCTAACCCTGCAAACTGGGTAACAGAGATTTATGTACCTATAGAAGATATAAAATAA
- the crcB gene encoding fluoride efflux transporter CrcB yields the protein MKSLLLVFIGGGTGSVARYLLGKYLNSTTTGIPYGTFAANVLGSLLIGIILGWALKNNSLSSNTALLLATGFCGGFTTFSTFAYENHVFLKSGDFMTFALYAIASFALGILAVFGGMEIAKAL from the coding sequence TTGAAATCGCTCTTACTCGTTTTTATAGGTGGTGGCACTGGCAGTGTAGCCAGATATCTATTAGGTAAATACCTCAACAGCACAACGACGGGAATACCTTATGGTACCTTTGCTGCAAACGTGCTGGGTAGTTTACTTATAGGCATCATTTTAGGGTGGGCACTTAAAAACAATTCGCTTTCTAGTAATACAGCTTTGCTACTAGCTACAGGTTTTTGTGGTGGCTTCACGACCTTCTCAACCTTTGCTTATGAGAACCACGTATTTCTTAAATCTGGAGACTTTATGACTTTTGCACTTTATGCTATCGCTAGTTTTGCGCTAGGGATACTTGCCGTTTTTGGCGGTATGGAAATTGCTAAGGCTTTATAG
- a CDS encoding YkgJ family cysteine cluster protein, whose product MEEVLKSLPQLAKDKQNENKKFFAKLRNKPPKKLDYIMQELHEEEFERTDCLTCANCCKTTGPLFTDKDIQRISKHFRMKEFDFIKTYLRVDEDKDYVLQETPCTFLGADNYCSIYEVRPKACREFPHTDRKKFQQISKLTLENVKMCPAAFNIVEEMKKRIKL is encoded by the coding sequence ATGGAAGAAGTATTAAAAAGCCTCCCACAGCTGGCCAAAGATAAGCAGAATGAGAACAAAAAATTCTTTGCAAAGCTGCGCAATAAACCGCCAAAAAAACTTGACTACATAATGCAAGAATTGCACGAAGAGGAGTTTGAAAGAACAGACTGCCTTACGTGTGCAAATTGTTGTAAAACCACAGGACCTTTATTTACAGATAAGGACATACAGCGTATTTCAAAACACTTCAGAATGAAGGAATTTGATTTTATTAAAACTTATTTGAGAGTAGATGAAGATAAAGACTATGTGCTGCAGGAAACGCCGTGTACCTTTCTAGGAGCAGATAATTACTGCTCTATATATGAGGTACGCCCTAAGGCTTGCAGAGAGTTTCCGCACACGGATAGGAAGAAATTTCAGCAAATCTCTAAGCTCACGTTAGAAAATGTAAAAATGTGCCCAGCTGCCTTTAATATCGTAGAAGAAATGAAAAAGCGTATTAAGTTGTAA
- a CDS encoding class I SAM-dependent methyltransferase: protein MGTKADIFGAALLDFINDEYTEDIVVHSSIAEDDVIPVPYLFRDFKEMPLLEQKALSLSKGKTLDIGSGAGSHSLWLQEQGIDVTGIDISEGAVTLSRKRGLKNSIHEAILDHKGTYDTLLLLMNGTGIFEKVQKIDSYLKHLKSLLSPEGQILIDGSDIAYMFEDEDGGFWVDTHRDYYGEVTYSMSYKGVQGDTFDWLYLDYAKLEWYAKKNELKCELIFEGDHYDYLARLSLT from the coding sequence ATGGGTACAAAGGCAGATATTTTTGGGGCAGCGCTTCTTGATTTTATAAATGATGAGTATACAGAAGATATTGTGGTACACTCTTCTATAGCCGAGGATGATGTGATACCTGTTCCTTATCTATTCAGAGATTTTAAAGAAATGCCTTTACTTGAACAGAAAGCCTTATCTCTTTCTAAAGGAAAAACACTTGATATAGGTAGTGGTGCCGGTAGCCATAGTCTCTGGTTACAAGAGCAAGGCATTGATGTTACTGGCATTGATATAAGTGAGGGTGCTGTTACGCTTTCGCGAAAGCGTGGTCTTAAAAATTCTATACACGAGGCTATACTTGATCACAAGGGCACTTATGACACGCTACTATTACTAATGAACGGCACGGGAATATTTGAAAAAGTGCAGAAAATAGATAGCTACTTAAAACATCTCAAATCACTACTATCGCCTGAAGGGCAAATTCTCATAGATGGCTCTGATATAGCCTATATGTTTGAAGACGAAGATGGTGGTTTCTGGGTAGACACCCATCGTGATTATTATGGTGAGGTCACTTATAGTATGAGCTACAAGGGTGTACAAGGAGACACTTTTGACTGGTTATATCTAGATTATGCAAAGCTTGAGTGGTATGCAAAAAAAAATGAGCTCAAGTGTGAGCTCATTTTTGAAGGTGATCATTATGATTATCTTGCAAGGCTATCGCTTACATAG
- a CDS encoding DUF2059 domain-containing protein: protein MMKKLLLAIFFISTLTIQAQDTSYHEDVLAYFKVNGTAAQYSNATDGLFDLLKKQYESQNVPESVWTELKADSPKQVERVLNMLVSAYRGTYSHEDIQNMLAFYETGTGRQLLADRTALDYEQQKEASVFYNTPTGQKILMAEPDIAQNIGEISQIWSRDLYRSMVDKLAEKGYSM, encoded by the coding sequence ATGATGAAAAAATTACTTTTAGCCATATTTTTTATTTCTACTCTGACTATTCAGGCTCAAGATACTAGTTATCACGAAGATGTACTTGCTTATTTTAAAGTAAATGGAACCGCCGCTCAGTACAGTAATGCAACAGACGGATTATTTGATTTACTTAAAAAGCAATATGAAAGTCAAAATGTGCCAGAATCTGTATGGACAGAGCTTAAAGCAGACTCTCCAAAACAGGTAGAGCGTGTATTAAATATGCTAGTTTCTGCTTACAGAGGGACATATAGTCACGAGGATATACAGAATATGCTTGCCTTTTATGAAACAGGTACAGGTCGCCAGTTACTTGCAGATAGAACAGCGCTAGATTATGAACAGCAAAAAGAAGCTTCTGTATTTTACAATACACCTACAGGACAAAAAATATTAATGGCAGAGCCAGATATAGCACAAAATATAGGAGAGATTTCTCAAATATGGAGTAGAGATTTATATCGCTCTATGGTAGATAAACTTGCCGAAAAGGGATACTCTATGTAA
- a CDS encoding amino acid ABC transporter substrate-binding protein, with protein MTKYIAAIAVVFCFAFAKANSTTAVSKASSSFFQKFISHQVKGGETVKDIAKKYGISEKEITKLNPDAKKEIYDGLVLILPASSGVITQVVEQNNLTFKTHKVKRKETLYSLSKRYGVPQDVIKRYNKRLYSETLRKGDKLRIPTNYKPEIVTESVVSLPESTTAALEQTTHKVIAKETKYGIARKYGITIAELEQANPQVKDGLKIGDVINVPKANFAESTIINNEKYAFYEVKKGNTMYSLLRSLNLEADELLTLNPALDEGLKEGMILKVPKGSPGSDNPTPAYGDTSTQPEVMIAPGKKGSLETSLTDFSTKRIAVMLPFGVNRVSSDNIETNEDLLKNDRILRLSLDLYSGILMAAEDAKKLGISASIDTYDTAYNRKDGKAVNARKVETIIQSNDFNGVNAVIGPLLGSNIDRASSMLSSRNIPIISPISNKVIGRGNIFVSKPNDVLLRDKMLSFLKENGEGKNIVIIADAKNGSTKSKIKALFPNAKTVAPRSGDKGYFLYPDDIPSQLSDELENWVFLESNDVPLISNVTTNLNAQVGARKVVLLTTNRGSAYDSDEIQHEHLKNLSFHFPSVEKEYKYKDVKAFVDSYETRFNVSPSEYAIRGYDLMYDTLLRLAYAQDLYSAASSGVETDYIENKFKYDRRGAGGFSNQAVYLLKYTEGLQLEEVLFTEVED; from the coding sequence ATGACTAAATATATTGCAGCAATAGCGGTTGTTTTTTGTTTCGCTTTCGCGAAAGCGAACTCAACTACAGCAGTTTCAAAAGCATCTAGTAGCTTTTTTCAAAAATTTATATCTCACCAAGTAAAAGGAGGTGAGACTGTAAAGGATATTGCAAAGAAGTACGGTATAAGTGAGAAGGAAATCACAAAGCTCAACCCAGATGCCAAGAAGGAAATTTATGATGGTCTAGTTCTTATTTTACCAGCATCTTCTGGAGTTATCACGCAAGTTGTAGAACAAAATAATCTTACCTTTAAGACACATAAAGTAAAACGTAAGGAGACGCTTTATAGCTTATCAAAGCGTTATGGTGTGCCTCAAGATGTTATAAAGAGATACAACAAGCGTTTATATAGTGAGACACTTAGAAAGGGGGATAAACTACGTATCCCAACTAACTATAAACCAGAAATAGTTACCGAGTCTGTAGTATCACTTCCAGAGTCTACAACAGCCGCACTAGAGCAAACCACACATAAGGTAATTGCAAAAGAGACTAAATACGGTATTGCCAGAAAGTACGGTATTACAATAGCAGAACTGGAGCAGGCAAACCCACAAGTAAAAGATGGTCTTAAAATAGGCGACGTGATTAATGTGCCTAAGGCAAACTTTGCAGAAAGTACTATTATTAATAATGAAAAGTATGCTTTTTATGAAGTTAAGAAAGGCAATACAATGTATAGCTTGCTACGTTCTTTAAACCTTGAAGCAGACGAACTTTTAACGCTTAACCCAGCACTAGATGAAGGTCTTAAGGAAGGTATGATACTTAAAGTACCTAAGGGAAGCCCAGGGTCAGATAATCCTACACCTGCATATGGCGATACCTCTACGCAACCAGAGGTGATGATAGCACCTGGAAAGAAGGGTAGTCTTGAAACTAGTCTAACAGATTTTTCTACAAAAAGAATAGCGGTAATGCTACCTTTTGGTGTAAACCGTGTTTCAAGTGATAATATAGAGACTAATGAGGATTTACTTAAAAATGATCGTATACTACGTTTATCATTAGATTTATATAGCGGTATCCTTATGGCTGCAGAAGATGCAAAAAAGTTAGGTATATCTGCAAGTATAGATACTTATGACACAGCATATAACCGTAAGGATGGGAAGGCAGTAAATGCTAGAAAAGTAGAGACTATTATACAGTCTAATGATTTTAACGGTGTTAATGCTGTAATAGGACCTCTTTTAGGAAGTAATATAGATCGCGCTTCTTCTATGTTATCTTCGCGTAATATTCCGATAATATCCCCTATATCTAATAAGGTAATCGGGCGCGGTAATATATTTGTCTCAAAACCTAACGATGTATTGTTAAGAGACAAAATGCTATCATTTCTCAAAGAAAATGGAGAGGGCAAAAATATTGTCATTATTGCAGATGCTAAAAACGGAAGTACAAAATCTAAAATTAAGGCACTTTTCCCAAATGCTAAGACTGTTGCACCTAGGTCTGGAGATAAAGGCTACTTTTTATATCCAGATGATATCCCGAGTCAACTCTCAGACGAGCTTGAAAACTGGGTGTTCTTAGAGTCTAACGATGTACCATTAATAAGTAATGTTACGACTAATCTTAATGCTCAAGTAGGAGCGCGTAAGGTTGTGTTATTAACTACCAACAGAGGGAGTGCTTATGACAGTGATGAGATACAACACGAGCATTTAAAAAATCTTTCTTTTCACTTTCCGTCTGTAGAGAAAGAGTATAAATATAAAGATGTAAAAGCCTTTGTAGATAGCTATGAGACTAGATTTAATGTAAGCCCAAGTGAGTATGCAATACGTGGGTATGATCTTATGTATGACACGTTACTACGTCTAGCATATGCACAAGATTTATATAGTGCAGCTTCTTCTGGAGTAGAGACAGATTATATAGAGAATAAATTTAAATACGATAGAAGAGGGGCAGGTGGTTTTTCTAATCAGGCAGTTTACTTACTTAAGTACACAGAGGGTTTACAACTAGAAGAAGTACTTTTTACAGAGGTAGAAGATTAA
- the guaA gene encoding glutamine-hydrolyzing GMP synthase translates to MQNNVLILDFGSQYTQLIARRVRELNIYCEIKPFNNQPKDLSSYKAVILSGSPHSVRSEDAPHPDLSEIKGKKPLLGVCYGAQYLAQFFDGEVGQSNTREYGRAKLSMVEEGETFLEGVSTGSQVWMSHSDTIKKLPAGAKRIASTHDVENAGYKIEGEDTYGIQFHPEVYHSTDGKKILENFLVKIAGVAQTWTPDAFVDTTVADLKDKLGDDRVILGLSGGVDSTVAATLLHKAIGKNLYCIFVNNGLLRKDEFTQVLKQYEGMGLNVKGVDASARFLEALEGESDPETKRKAIGRVFVEVFDDESKLVENAKWLGQGTIYPDVIESVSATGGPSATIKSHHNVGGLPDYMTLEVVEPLRMLFKDEVRRVGASMGLSPELLGRHPFPGPGLAIRILGDITAEKVRILQEVDHIFISSLREWGLYDKVWQAGAMLLPVNSVGVMGDERTYEKCVALRAVESTDGMTADWVNLPYEFLQKVSNDIINKVKGVNRVVYDISSKPPATIEWE, encoded by the coding sequence ATGCAAAATAACGTTCTCATCTTAGACTTCGGGTCTCAATATACGCAGTTAATAGCACGTCGTGTGCGTGAGTTAAATATATACTGCGAGATTAAACCATTTAATAATCAGCCTAAGGACTTATCTTCTTACAAGGCAGTAATCTTATCTGGGTCTCCACACTCTGTACGTAGTGAGGATGCACCGCATCCTGACCTTTCAGAAATAAAAGGAAAAAAACCCTTACTGGGTGTATGTTACGGAGCGCAATACTTAGCACAATTTTTTGATGGAGAAGTAGGGCAGTCTAACACACGTGAGTATGGTCGTGCAAAACTGTCTATGGTAGAAGAGGGTGAGACCTTTCTAGAAGGAGTATCTACGGGTAGTCAAGTGTGGATGAGTCATAGTGATACTATAAAAAAATTACCAGCAGGAGCAAAGCGCATAGCCTCTACCCACGATGTAGAAAATGCAGGGTATAAAATAGAAGGTGAAGACACTTATGGTATACAGTTTCACCCAGAGGTATATCACTCTACAGATGGGAAGAAAATATTAGAAAACTTCTTAGTAAAAATCGCAGGTGTAGCACAAACCTGGACACCAGATGCCTTTGTAGATACCACTGTGGCAGATCTTAAGGATAAACTTGGAGATGACCGCGTGATACTTGGTCTCTCAGGAGGTGTAGATAGTACTGTTGCAGCGACACTACTACATAAAGCAATAGGAAAAAACCTGTATTGCATCTTTGTAAATAACGGTCTATTACGTAAAGATGAGTTTACTCAAGTACTTAAACAGTATGAAGGTATGGGACTCAATGTAAAAGGAGTAGATGCTTCGGCACGCTTCTTGGAAGCACTTGAGGGAGAAAGCGACCCAGAGACAAAGCGTAAGGCTATAGGTCGTGTTTTTGTAGAAGTTTTTGATGATGAAAGCAAGCTTGTAGAAAATGCCAAATGGCTTGGGCAAGGTACCATCTATCCAGATGTGATAGAGTCTGTAAGTGCAACAGGAGGTCCTAGCGCTACCATAAAATCTCACCACAATGTAGGAGGTTTACCAGATTATATGACACTAGAGGTAGTAGAACCTCTTAGAATGTTATTTAAAGATGAAGTGCGTAGAGTAGGAGCAAGTATGGGATTATCCCCAGAGCTTTTAGGTAGACACCCTTTTCCGGGACCTGGTCTAGCTATTAGAATACTAGGTGATATCACTGCAGAGAAAGTACGCATACTACAAGAGGTAGATCATATATTTATAAGTAGTCTTCGTGAGTGGGGATTATATGATAAGGTATGGCAAGCAGGAGCAATGCTTCTCCCAGTAAACTCTGTAGGAGTAATGGGTGATGAGCGTACCTATGAAAAATGTGTAGCATTAAGAGCTGTAGAGAGTACAGATGGTATGACGGCAGACTGGGTAAATCTTCCTTACGAATTTTTACAAAAAGTGTCTAACGATATAATTAATAAGGTAAAAGGCGTTAATAGAGTAGTATATGACATAAGCTCTAAGCCACCAGCCACTATCGAGTGGGAATAA
- a CDS encoding Lrp/AsnC family transcriptional regulator, which produces MIDSLNNRILQCLQEDARQSNTAIAKKVGVSSPAVGERIRKMEDAGILQGYKAIVNPEAMGYQLKAIITIRAFMGKLKPFIENVKKWEEVVNCYRITGNENIVMEVVLRNQKHLEELIDRVITYGESKTQIVLSHVVSYNPIVK; this is translated from the coding sequence ATGATTGATTCTTTAAATAATCGCATTTTACAATGTTTGCAAGAGGATGCTAGGCAGTCTAATACTGCTATAGCAAAAAAGGTAGGCGTGAGCTCTCCAGCAGTGGGTGAGCGCATACGTAAAATGGAAGATGCAGGTATTTTACAAGGGTATAAAGCAATAGTTAATCCAGAGGCAATGGGCTATCAACTTAAGGCTATAATAACAATACGAGCATTTATGGGTAAGCTTAAGCCTTTTATAGAAAATGTAAAAAAATGGGAAGAGGTAGTAAACTGTTATCGCATTACTGGAAATGAGAATATAGTGATGGAAGTTGTACTACGTAACCAGAAGCATCTAGAAGAGCTTATAGATAGAGTGATTACCTATGGTGAGTCAAAAACCCAGATTGTATTATCTCACGTAGTGTCTTATAATCCTATTGTTAAATAA
- a CDS encoding cupredoxin domain-containing protein produces the protein MKKLISMFVLLLSVTFAAQAQDKMMKDAPTKVIALEQTKGEFTQKQIVVNEGTYTFSIANNNVGTDVGFVLVPKGKDISNPENHIKTAYVTAVVPNNATGSSNATTLKKGEYVYFCPLNKTATDNVLIVE, from the coding sequence ATGAAAAAATTAATCTCAATGTTCGTTTTACTTTTATCTGTAACATTTGCAGCACAAGCGCAAGATAAAATGATGAAAGACGCTCCTACAAAAGTTATTGCCTTAGAGCAAACTAAAGGTGAGTTTACTCAAAAACAAATTGTTGTAAATGAGGGAACTTACACCTTCTCTATTGCAAATAACAACGTAGGTACAGATGTAGGGTTTGTTTTAGTACCAAAAGGTAAAGACATTTCAAATCCAGAAAATCACATTAAAACAGCTTATGTAACTGCCGTTGTACCCAACAATGCGACAGGTAGCTCAAACGCTACGACACTTAAAAAAGGTGAGTACGTATACTTCTGCCCACTTAACAAAACAGCTACAGATAACGTTCTTATAGTAGAATAA
- a CDS encoding bifunctional 5,10-methylenetetrahydrofolate dehydrogenase/5,10-methenyltetrahydrofolate cyclohydrolase produces the protein MVILDGKKTSNDIKNEIKADVDKMKANNEKVPHLAAVIVGNDGASLTYVGSKVRACERVGFESTMVRMPNTTSEIELLDKIEELNDNDDIDGFIVQLPLPPQINTQKVLLAVNPDKDVDGFHPTNFGKMSLDMSTFIPATPFGILELMDRYGVETKGKHTVVIGRSHIVGRPMSILMGRKGFPGNSTVTLTHSHTKNITQITSQADIIITALGVPGFLKAEMVKDDAVIIDVGITRVPDESRERGYYITGDVDFDAVSKKASFITPVPGGVGPMTIAMLLKNTLLARERHRAMSKSK, from the coding sequence ATGGTAATTCTCGACGGTAAAAAAACCTCAAACGACATTAAAAATGAAATCAAAGCCGACGTTGATAAAATGAAGGCAAATAACGAGAAGGTGCCTCACCTTGCTGCAGTAATTGTAGGTAACGATGGTGCTTCTCTTACTTATGTAGGGAGCAAGGTGCGCGCGTGTGAGCGTGTAGGCTTTGAGTCTACGATGGTGCGTATGCCTAATACCACTAGTGAGATAGAGTTGCTAGATAAGATTGAAGAACTTAATGATAATGATGATATAGATGGTTTTATCGTACAGTTACCATTACCGCCACAAATTAATACTCAAAAGGTACTACTAGCAGTAAATCCAGATAAAGATGTAGATGGTTTTCACCCTACAAACTTTGGAAAGATGTCACTAGATATGAGTACGTTTATACCTGCAACACCATTTGGGATATTAGAACTTATGGATCGTTACGGTGTAGAGACTAAGGGTAAACATACTGTTGTAATAGGTCGTAGTCATATAGTAGGAAGACCTATGAGTATCCTTATGGGGCGTAAAGGTTTTCCAGGAAACTCTACGGTGACATTAACCCACAGTCACACAAAAAATATAACGCAGATTACCTCGCAAGCAGATATTATTATTACCGCATTAGGTGTCCCTGGTTTCCTTAAAGCAGAGATGGTAAAAGATGATGCAGTAATTATAGATGTAGGTATCACACGTGTGCCAGACGAGTCTAGAGAGAGAGGATATTACATCACAGGTGATGTAGATTTTGATGCTGTAAGTAAGAAAGCTAGTTTTATTACTCCAGTACCTGGTGGAGTAGGACCTATGACTATTGCTATGTTACTTAAAAACACATTACTAGCAAGAGAGCGTCACAGAGCAATGTCTAAAAGTAAATAA